The Acidobacteriota bacterium genome includes a window with the following:
- a CDS encoding rubrerythrin, giving the protein MPIIDDKAKRDEIIGLLTEAYWMEIETVMNYIANSVNLDGVRAEEIKKSLGADVTAEITHAQQFAKRIKTLSGQAPGSFAFKPSQATLQPPADSRDVVSVIKGVIDAEHGAIQHYNKLIKACDGVDYVTQDMAIGILTDEQDHLREFEGFLKEYEGK; this is encoded by the coding sequence ATGCCAATCATCGACGACAAGGCCAAGCGCGACGAGATCATCGGCCTGCTCACCGAGGCCTACTGGATGGAGATCGAGACGGTGATGAACTACATCGCCAACTCGGTGAACCTCGACGGCGTCCGCGCCGAAGAGATCAAGAAGAGCCTCGGAGCCGACGTGACGGCCGAGATCACGCACGCCCAGCAGTTCGCCAAGCGCATCAAGACGCTCTCGGGCCAGGCGCCGGGCAGCTTCGCGTTCAAGCCCTCGCAGGCCACGCTGCAGCCTCCGGCCGACAGCCGGGACGTCGTGAGCGTGATCAAGGGCGTGATCGATGCCGAGCACGGAGCGATTCAGCACTACAACAAGCTGATCAAGGCTTGTGACGGCGTCGACTACGTGACGCAGGACATGGCGATCGGTATTCTCACCGACGAGCAGGACCACCTGCGCGAGTTCGAGGGCTTCCTGAAGGAGTACGAAGGGAAGTAG